From Nocardioides sp. HDW12B, the proteins below share one genomic window:
- a CDS encoding response regulator produces the protein MARILVADDDEDIRMLVVMRLQHSGHEVEQAGDGATAVEQCRNDAPDLVVLDLMMPGMNGLDACRTIRADPALAKTPVILLTARAQTSDVEAGMAAGADDYITKPFSPRDLAERVDALLAQGER, from the coding sequence ATGGCACGCATCTTGGTCGCGGACGACGACGAGGACATCCGCATGCTCGTTGTCATGCGGCTCCAGCACTCCGGGCACGAGGTGGAGCAGGCAGGTGACGGGGCGACGGCGGTCGAGCAGTGCCGCAACGACGCCCCGGACCTCGTCGTGCTCGACCTGATGATGCCGGGCATGAACGGTCTCGACGCCTGCCGCACGATCCGTGCGGACCCGGCGCTGGCCAAGACCCCGGTCATCCTGCTGACGGCTCGTGCGCAGACCTCGGACGTGGAGGCGGGTATGGCCGCCGGCGCCGACGACTACATCACCAAGCCGTTCAGCCCGCGGGACCTCGCGGAGCGGGTCGACGCCCTCCTCGCCCAAGGCGAGCGCTGA